The Diadema setosum chromosome 1, eeDiaSeto1, whole genome shotgun sequence genome has a window encoding:
- the LOC140230482 gene encoding galactose-3-O-sulfotransferase 2-like, which translates to MRTAQGDMGSKKLLFMLCALTSSFAVSWYTVILHIAAPTGHGRTRPYRSGQAEPLNPTKPQRVDPITTLGFIKTHKTGSTTVGNILNRYAYSRNLSFLMYRYDRNKVGQFLQHIPSNRTELLPPLGVKFGDYENYTNYDFMTAHSRFLPSLEFFRRFMKPGTRFVTIFRDPVDQWESSFFFFKCDHRFHGENGSQKIDDFFRNASESMRRLRSNCFFYLRNGMWFDMTDDKAIHTDRRTINETLRTLDKELDLVLILEYLDESLILLKELMHWSFSDILYIRFNQRVVKSLVNERQRALIRDWNMADVLLYEHFNRTLWKRIAEYGSQFQSDLTHFRSMLSMYSGDCKFKNSRYKKKVYRLTPVRNSSSLCHDLSEMSYGAPVKRQSVGITLGRKALKNSSGQE; encoded by the coding sequence GGTCATGGAAGAACCCGTCCGTATCGATCAGGGCAAGCGGAGCCTTTAAATCCCACGAAACCACAACGAGTAGATCCGATTACCACCCTGGGTTTCATCAAGACGCACAAGACCGGAAGTACGACTGTGGGAAACATTCTCAACCGATACGCTTACTCCAGAAATCTCTCCTTCCTAATGTACAGATATGACAGGAACAAAGTTGGACAATTCTTGCAGCACATTCCGAGTAATCGGACGGAATTGCTACCACCATTAGGAGTCAAGTTCGGTGACTACGAGAACTATACCAACTACGACTTCATGACGGCACATTCCCGTTTCCTTCCCAGTCTGGAGTTCTTCCGGCGCTTCATGAAGCCCGGCACGAGGTTCGTCACCATTTTCCGCGATCCGGTAGACCAGTGGGAgtcctctttcttcttcttcaagtgCGACCACCGGTTTCACGGAGAGAATGGTTCGCAAAAGATCGACGATTTCTTCAGAAACGCCTCGGAGAGTATGCGGAGATTGAGGAGCAACTGCTTTTTTTACCTGAGGAACGGCATGTGGTTTGACATGACCGACGACAAAGCAATTCATACCGATCGGAGGACGATAAACGAAACTCTAAGAACCCTCGACAAAGAGCTCGATCTCGTTCTGATCCTCGAATACCTGGATGAATCCCTAATACTTCTGAAGGAGCTCATGCATTGGAGCTTCTCGGATATCTTGTACATCCGATTCAACCAGCGCGTCGTCAAGTCTCTGGTAAACGAGCGACAGCGAGCCCTGATCCGAGACTGGAACATGGCGGACGTTTTGCTCTACGAACACTTCAACCGGACGCTTTGGAAACGTATTGCCGAGTACGGAAGCCAATTCCAGAGTGATTTGACACATTTTCGCTCGATGTTAAGCATGTATAGCGGAGACTGTAAATTCAAGAACtccagatacaaaaaaaaagtttatcgcCTCACTCCTGTGCGCAATTCATCGAGCCTCTGTCACGACCTTTCTGAAATGAGTTACGGAGCTCCGGTAAAGCGCCAAAGCGTTGGCATCACATTGGGAAGGAAAGCATTGAAAAACTCCTCAGGACAGgaataa